In one window of Bizionia sp. M204 DNA:
- a CDS encoding ABC transporter ATP-binding protein, which produces MSVILKAENISKQYRLGLVGTGTISHDLNRWWAGIRGKEDPYLKVGSVNDRSAKADSDYVWALQDINFEVQRGEVLGIIGKNGAGKSTLLKILSRVTIPTTGEIKTKGRIASLLEVGTGFHPELTGRENIYLNGAILGMSKAEIRSKEDEIIAFSGCERYVDTPVKRYSSGMRVRLAFAVAAFLEPDILVIDEVLAVGDAEFQKKAIGKMQDISQGDGRTVLFVSHNMAAVKSLCTRAIVLEHGKTVFEGGTDDAVDFYLNNENMQLSSGLVEYVADEVSNNEIQLLQVSVTDTTQRIRSAFLQSEAIHIQITFLAKTEIKGMRFNLSVKNTYGVIAFVTSSHELTKLGIAKGEHTLKLIIPEFLLNKTQYTLTLNAGIPGKIMLIEPIDVLLVDIEGEHAGGSTYIEKWPGLVSPKLEWTLDE; this is translated from the coding sequence ATGAGTGTCATTTTAAAAGCCGAAAACATCAGCAAACAATACCGCTTGGGGCTTGTGGGTACTGGTACCATTAGTCATGATTTGAACAGGTGGTGGGCTGGTATTCGCGGAAAGGAAGATCCGTATTTAAAAGTGGGTTCTGTAAACGACCGCAGTGCTAAAGCGGATAGTGATTATGTTTGGGCGTTGCAAGACATTAATTTTGAAGTACAGCGCGGTGAAGTATTGGGTATTATTGGGAAAAATGGGGCTGGAAAAAGTACGCTGCTTAAAATATTAAGTCGGGTTACGATCCCTACAACTGGTGAAATTAAAACCAAAGGCCGCATTGCTAGTTTACTGGAAGTAGGAACGGGGTTTCACCCCGAACTCACTGGGCGTGAGAATATTTATTTAAATGGGGCTATTCTAGGGATGAGTAAGGCTGAAATACGCAGCAAAGAGGACGAAATTATTGCTTTTTCTGGTTGTGAGCGTTATGTAGATACCCCTGTAAAACGGTATAGTAGTGGTATGCGCGTACGCTTGGCTTTTGCCGTTGCCGCTTTTTTAGAACCTGATATTTTGGTGATTGATGAGGTGTTGGCTGTTGGCGATGCCGAATTCCAAAAAAAGGCCATTGGCAAAATGCAGGATATTAGTCAAGGTGATGGGCGGACGGTGTTGTTTGTGAGTCATAATATGGCCGCTGTAAAAAGCTTGTGTACTCGGGCTATTGTTTTGGAGCACGGGAAAACGGTTTTTGAAGGTGGAACGGATGACGCTGTGGATTTTTATTTGAATAATGAAAATATGCAGTTAAGTAGTGGTTTGGTTGAATATGTTGCTGATGAAGTTAGTAATAACGAGATACAGTTGTTGCAAGTTTCTGTTACAGATACAACACAACGCATTAGGTCGGCATTTTTGCAGTCTGAAGCCATCCATATTCAGATCACTTTTTTAGCCAAAACGGAGATAAAAGGCATGCGTTTTAATTTAAGTGTTAAAAACACCTATGGTGTTATAGCATTTGTCACTAGTTCACATGAATTAACCAAATTAGGTATTGCAAAAGGAGAACATACATTAAAACTCATCATACCAGAATTTTTATTAAATAAAACGCAATATACGTTAACTCTAAACGCCGGAATTCCAGGTAAGATAATGCTTATAGAACCTATTGATGTCTTACTTGTTGATATAGAAGGTGAACATGCTGGAGGTTCTACTTACATTGAAAAATGGCCTGGACTTGTTTCACCTAAATTAGAATGGACCTTAGATGAATAA
- a CDS encoding ABC transporter permease has protein sequence MNKTEDADWLYTISSKRKLIDFNFAEIWRYRDLLVLFVKRDVVTVYKQTVLGPLWYLIQPLFTALTFTLIFNKVANIETGTVPPFLFNLAGISIWNYFNTCLTSTSDTFKSNAAIFGKVYFPRIIVPLSIIISNLMKFGIQLLIFIAFYIYYYFSGAAIHINSSIVFFPFIVMLMGLLGLGIGMIISSLVTKYRDLKFLVGFGVQLLMYVSAVMYPLALMREKLPKIAWVVEYNPLAYIIETARYMLLGTGTFSWFGVLYTVAVTLVVLFFGIIIFNRTEKTFIDTV, from the coding sequence TTGAATAAGACAGAGGATGCTGATTGGTTGTATACCATTTCTTCCAAGCGGAAGTTAATCGACTTTAATTTTGCCGAAATATGGCGTTATCGCGATTTGCTTGTTTTGTTTGTGAAGCGTGATGTGGTTACCGTATATAAGCAAACCGTTTTAGGGCCGCTTTGGTATTTGATTCAGCCCTTATTTACCGCTTTAACGTTTACACTTATTTTTAATAAAGTGGCCAATATAGAAACCGGAACGGTACCGCCATTCTTGTTTAACCTAGCCGGGATTTCTATTTGGAATTATTTTAATACCTGCTTAACGTCTACTAGTGATACCTTTAAAAGTAATGCCGCCATATTTGGCAAGGTGTACTTTCCCCGGATTATTGTACCACTTTCGATAATCATCTCTAACTTGATGAAATTTGGGATTCAACTCCTTATTTTCATCGCCTTTTATATTTATTATTATTTTAGTGGGGCAGCCATTCACATAAACAGTAGTATTGTGTTTTTTCCTTTTATCGTGATGCTCATGGGGCTTTTAGGTTTAGGTATTGGAATGATAATTTCTAGTTTGGTAACCAAATACCGGGACTTGAAGTTTTTAGTCGGTTTTGGTGTGCAGTTGCTTATGTATGTATCTGCTGTGATGTATCCGTTAGCCTTAATGCGCGAGAAATTACCAAAAATTGCCTGGGTGGTTGAGTATAATCCGTTAGCCTATATTATTGAAACCGCACGTTATATGTTATTGGGAACTGGGACTTTTAGCTGGTTTGGTGTTTTGTATACGGTAGCAGTGACGCTAGTTGTCTTATTTTTTGGGATTATTATATTTAATAGGACGGAGAAGACGTTTATTGATACGGTTTAA